TGCCACGCAGGAACAATGGCAACCGATCCAGTGTCAGCTCATTGAACTTCAAGCCAGCTGTTGTCCTCAAGCGGATTCGCAACACCGACTTGATCTTGCCCAGCTTGGCAAAGCTGATACCCCCTATCTCACCAGCATAGGCTTGATAGCGTGCTTCCACCAATTCCAACGGCCACAGCGTGACATCATGCGCCGTACGGTATTCGCATGCAGTCTGATCCCCCTTGCCCAGCAAGCTATGCAAGGCAGTGCCCCGCATCAGGGTAAAACCCTCGGCCAAGCTGCCTTCACTGAGATTGGGTTGCAGTTGCACGACTGCCATGGAGGGTGTTGGCGCCAGATAATGTGGATAGATCATCTCCAACATATGCTGGGTAAAGCGTGGAAATTCAGCGTCAATCTTCAACTGCACCCGCGCCGCCATGAAACTGAAGCCTTCCAGTAGTCGCTCGACATATGGGTCAGCGCAGGAATAGGTCTCCAAACCCAGGCGGCTGGCAATCTTGGGAAACTCGCGGGCAAACTCACCACCCATTTCGCGCAAATGCTGCAATTCGCGCTCGTAATAACGCAATAATCGAGTATCCATCAGCCAACGACTCCCATGCCATCCAATACCTGTTTCTCACCGGTTTCAAGATCTACCGCCGTTTTCAGGTACAGGCGTTCAGGTAGCGGCTGGCCCCACAATTCGCCTTCAATCTCAAAGATCAACTGGTTACTGCCACGGCTTTTCTCTTCAGCAACAGCCCGCACCCGCACTGTATTGCGCACGATACGCGGTTCATAATCCCAGATGGCTTGGCGCAGACTACGCTCCAACTCCGGGAGATCCAGGCCGGAATGGG
This DNA window, taken from Chitinivorax sp. B, encodes the following:
- the tssE gene encoding type VI secretion system baseplate subunit TssE, with amino-acid sequence MAELTAQERLQPSLLDRLTDDDVENTQEPREKRVLSMRALRVAVLRDLHWLLNTVCLNTVQSLAEYPNAASSVINFGMQDLSGRTHSGLDLPELERSLRQAIWDYEPRIVRNTVRVRAVAEEKSRGSNQLIFEIEGELWGQPLPERLYLKTAVDLETGEKQVLDGMGVVG